In Candidatus Roseilinea sp., one DNA window encodes the following:
- the lacG gene encoding sugar ABC transporter permease produces the protein MEHAATSIPLSRRRAAPRIAWGKIGAMTVLIVTAVIALFPMYWLFANAFTPISGTPPLTPILVPAFKLDNFQRLLGGTKYYANWMLNSLIVALTVTAWHVIFDTMAGYAFAKRRFPGRNVLFWILLSTLMIPIHVTLIPLYIITRGIGLIDTLGGVILPGTAVVFGIFLMRQYIQTLPSELEEAARVDGAGEFRIFWEIILPLCKPAVAALAIFTFVRFWNDFLWPLIVLNKAQNYTLTVGVANLQGEFMTDWGVIFSGAALAALPMIVFFLAFQKYFLEGVRMGAIKG, from the coding sequence ATGGAACACGCAGCAACCAGCATCCCGTTGAGCCGGCGCAGGGCAGCCCCGCGCATCGCATGGGGCAAGATCGGCGCGATGACCGTGTTGATCGTCACCGCAGTCATTGCGCTCTTCCCAATGTACTGGTTGTTCGCCAACGCCTTCACGCCGATTTCGGGCACGCCGCCGCTCACGCCCATCCTCGTCCCGGCGTTCAAGCTGGATAACTTCCAACGGTTGCTGGGGGGCACCAAATACTACGCGAATTGGATGCTGAACAGCCTGATCGTGGCGTTGACGGTCACGGCTTGGCACGTGATCTTCGACACGATGGCCGGGTATGCGTTTGCCAAACGCCGGTTCCCGGGGCGGAACGTGTTGTTCTGGATCCTGCTGAGCACGCTGATGATCCCGATCCACGTGACGTTGATCCCCCTCTACATCATTACCCGGGGCATCGGTTTGATTGACACGCTGGGCGGCGTGATCCTCCCCGGCACCGCCGTCGTGTTCGGCATCTTTCTCATGCGCCAATACATCCAGACGCTTCCGTCGGAATTGGAAGAAGCGGCGCGCGTGGACGGCGCCGGTGAGTTTCGCATCTTCTGGGAGATCATTCTTCCCTTATGCAAGCCGGCTGTTGCTGCGTTGGCTATTTTTACGTTCGTACGTTTTTGGAACGACTTCCTGTGGCCGTTGATCGTATTGAACAAGGCGCAGAATTACACGCTAACCGTAGGGGTAGCGAACCTTCAGGGTGAGTTTATGACAGACTGGGGTGTGATATTCTCAGGGGCAGCACTGGCAGCCTTGCCGATGATCGTGTTCTTTCTGGCGTTTCAGAAATACTTTCTCGAAGGCGTACGCATGGGCGCGATTAAAGGATAG
- a CDS encoding dehydrogenase yields MITGFALIGAGLFGERHAQAYSRHHAVDFVSVCDLNADRAQAIAAKYGARRWTTDYREVLANPNVRAVSVATPDHLHREVAVACAKAGKHLLVEKPLATTVEDAEAIVEAARRAGVMLMVDFHNRVNPPMAQAREAIRRGDIGRPAYVYARLSNTTAIPTEMLKWAGQSSALWFLASHMIDVVRWMLEDEIVRVYAVGRDGILKRMGVDTTDFHVATVEFSRGAVAVFEHAWILPRTHATVKDLKLEILGDGGAIYIDASHNRTIEVYSAERATFPDVLAPPTGEHLTGFVLDSIAYFVDAVTRGTPVLATGEDGVAVTRAICAIIASAKTGAPVNL; encoded by the coding sequence ATGATTACAGGCTTCGCACTGATCGGCGCCGGCTTGTTCGGCGAGCGTCACGCTCAGGCATACAGCCGGCACCACGCAGTGGACTTCGTCTCAGTGTGCGACCTGAACGCCGATCGCGCGCAGGCGATCGCTGCGAAGTACGGCGCCCGCCGCTGGACGACGGATTACCGCGAAGTCCTGGCCAACCCTAATGTGCGCGCCGTCTCGGTGGCTACGCCGGACCATTTGCATCGCGAAGTCGCCGTTGCTTGTGCGAAGGCCGGCAAGCACTTGCTCGTCGAGAAGCCCTTGGCGACCACGGTCGAAGATGCCGAGGCCATTGTCGAAGCGGCACGACGCGCCGGCGTGATGTTGATGGTGGACTTCCACAACCGTGTCAACCCGCCGATGGCGCAAGCGCGTGAGGCCATCCGGCGCGGCGACATCGGCCGGCCGGCGTACGTCTATGCACGTCTGAGCAACACGACGGCAATTCCCACCGAGATGCTGAAATGGGCCGGCCAATCTTCGGCGCTTTGGTTTCTGGCCAGCCACATGATTGACGTCGTGCGCTGGATGCTCGAGGACGAGATCGTGCGCGTCTACGCCGTCGGCCGCGATGGCATCCTCAAGCGCATGGGCGTAGACACAACCGACTTCCACGTCGCAACAGTGGAATTCAGCCGGGGCGCGGTGGCCGTGTTTGAGCACGCATGGATTCTGCCGCGCACGCACGCGACGGTGAAGGACTTGAAGCTGGAGATCCTCGGCGACGGCGGCGCGATCTACATAGACGCCTCGCACAACCGCACGATCGAAGTGTATTCGGCGGAACGCGCGACCTTCCCCGACGTGCTCGCGCCGCCCACGGGTGAGCATCTCACCGGCTTCGTGTTGGACAGCATCGCCTACTTCGTGGATGCGGTCACGCGCGGCACGCCGGTCTTGGCAACCGGCGAGGACGGCGTCGCCGTCACGCGTGCGATCTGCGCGATCATCGCGTCTGCGAAGACGGGGGCACCGGTCAATCTGTAG
- a CDS encoding four helix bundle protein, translated as MAKHKFRDLKVWQRAMAFTISIYRETAQFPADERFGLVSQLRRASAAIPLNIAEGSGNSSNREFCRFLEIAQRSGYEVMTGIDIARGLGYWTDALADSLLKDVDEIVAMIVGLAKSLQREDQPASDI; from the coding sequence ATGGCTAAGCACAAGTTTAGGGATCTCAAAGTCTGGCAGAGGGCGATGGCGTTCACGATTTCGATCTATCGAGAGACTGCCCAGTTCCCCGCGGACGAGAGATTCGGCTTGGTCAGCCAGCTGCGCCGAGCGAGCGCCGCGATCCCGCTCAATATCGCAGAGGGATCAGGCAACAGCTCGAATCGAGAATTCTGTCGCTTTCTTGAAATTGCGCAGCGTTCGGGCTACGAGGTCATGACCGGGATTGACATCGCGCGCGGGCTTGGATACTGGACCGATGCACTCGCCGATTCGTTGCTCAAAGACGTGGATGAGATCGTGGCGATGATTGTCGGTTTGGCCAAGTCCTTGCAGCGCGAAGATCAGCCTGCATCTGACATCTGA
- the murK gene encoding N-acetylmuramic acid/N-acetylglucosamine kinase, with the protein MSHELVIGVDGGQTSTKCALVACDGRVLAYGQGGGLMHLAAAGARERHAWALREAFTSVWANAGLEPQPVAAIGLGLTGVEDGSPEAALARQIVAGLISAQHIAVHSDAYAALIGAHGNRPGIIAISGTGSHILGMNAAGELARAGGWGWLLGDEGSALWIGRRGLIAALHASDGTADPTILEAMMLRHFQVKALRDVKRHVYAPGFGAKEFAALAPLVSQAAMQGDAVAQSIVGRAARDLAVQVMAVQRRLGLPTDAPIAPVGGAYEHVHGLRTGFIAALREVNPQANVVAPQWPPVLGAALIALKACGCPATIRFAATD; encoded by the coding sequence ATGTCTCACGAATTGGTGATCGGCGTAGATGGCGGGCAAACCAGCACCAAATGCGCGCTGGTCGCCTGCGATGGTCGCGTGCTGGCCTATGGTCAAGGGGGCGGGCTAATGCATCTGGCCGCAGCCGGCGCGCGCGAGCGACACGCGTGGGCGTTGCGCGAGGCCTTCACCTCGGTCTGGGCCAACGCCGGCCTCGAACCGCAGCCCGTCGCGGCGATCGGCCTCGGGCTGACCGGCGTCGAGGATGGCTCGCCCGAAGCAGCGCTGGCGCGCCAGATCGTCGCCGGGCTGATCTCGGCGCAGCACATCGCAGTGCATAGCGACGCCTACGCCGCGCTGATCGGCGCGCATGGCAATCGGCCTGGCATCATCGCCATCAGCGGCACTGGCTCTCACATCCTCGGGATGAACGCCGCAGGCGAATTAGCCCGCGCCGGTGGTTGGGGCTGGCTGCTCGGCGACGAAGGTAGCGCTTTGTGGATCGGCCGGCGCGGGCTGATTGCTGCGCTGCATGCATCCGACGGCACAGCAGATCCCACGATCCTCGAAGCGATGATGCTTCGGCACTTCCAAGTGAAGGCGTTGCGCGACGTAAAGCGGCACGTGTATGCCCCTGGCTTCGGCGCGAAGGAGTTCGCCGCGCTGGCGCCGCTGGTCTCACAGGCAGCTATGCAAGGCGATGCGGTTGCACAAAGCATCGTCGGGCGGGCGGCGCGCGATTTAGCGGTACAAGTGATGGCCGTGCAGCGCCGGCTGGGGCTGCCGACGGACGCGCCCATCGCGCCCGTGGGCGGCGCCTATGAGCATGTGCACGGCTTGCGCACGGGATTCATCGCCGCACTGCGCGAAGTGAATCCACAAGCGAACGTCGTCGCGCCGCAGTGGCCGCCCGTGCTCGGCGCTGCGTTGATCGCGCTCAAGGCATGCGGCTGTCCGGCGACGATTCGATTCGCAGCTACAGATTGA
- a CDS encoding AP endonuclease, whose translation MARPVTLFTGQWADLPFETIVEKAKSFGYDGVELACWGDHFDVEKALSDDSYVRGRWDVLNKHGMKCFAISTHLVGQAVCDRIDERHKAILPPRVWGNGKPSEVNKRAAEEVANTARAAKLFGVKVVNGFTGSSIWPYVYSFPPVSPAMIDAGYAEFAERWNPILDVFKENQVKFALEVHPTEIAFDIVSAERALEALKYREEFGFNYDPSHFGYQGVDYVGFIRKFRDRIYHVHMKDVAWSSVPTQAGVFGGHTHFGDSRRYWDFRSVGRGNINFDAIIRALNEIGYDGPLSVEWEDPGMDREHGATESCANVRRYDFKPSAMAFDAAFERKK comes from the coding sequence ATGGCAAGACCTGTTACCCTCTTCACCGGTCAGTGGGCCGATTTGCCCTTCGAGACCATCGTAGAGAAAGCCAAGTCGTTCGGCTACGACGGCGTGGAGCTCGCCTGTTGGGGCGATCACTTCGACGTGGAGAAAGCGTTGAGCGACGACAGCTACGTGCGCGGACGATGGGACGTGTTGAACAAGCATGGCATGAAGTGCTTCGCGATCAGCACCCATCTGGTGGGCCAGGCCGTCTGCGATCGGATTGATGAGCGGCATAAGGCCATACTGCCGCCCCGCGTGTGGGGGAACGGCAAGCCGTCGGAGGTGAACAAGCGTGCTGCTGAAGAAGTAGCCAACACCGCACGCGCGGCCAAGCTGTTCGGCGTGAAGGTGGTGAATGGCTTCACCGGCAGCAGCATTTGGCCGTATGTGTATTCGTTCCCGCCGGTCAGCCCGGCCATGATTGACGCTGGCTATGCTGAGTTCGCCGAGCGATGGAACCCCATCCTCGATGTGTTCAAGGAGAACCAGGTCAAATTCGCGCTGGAGGTGCACCCTACTGAGATCGCCTTCGACATCGTTAGCGCCGAGCGCGCGCTAGAGGCCTTGAAGTATCGCGAGGAGTTCGGCTTCAACTACGACCCCTCGCACTTCGGCTATCAGGGAGTGGACTACGTGGGGTTCATCCGCAAATTCCGCGATCGGATCTATCACGTGCACATGAAAGACGTCGCCTGGAGCAGCGTGCCGACGCAGGCCGGCGTGTTTGGCGGCCATACCCACTTCGGCGACTCGCGCCGCTATTGGGACTTCCGCAGCGTGGGCCGCGGCAACATCAACTTCGACGCCATCATCCGGGCGTTGAACGAGATCGGCTATGACGGCCCGTTGTCGGTCGAATGGGAGGATCCTGGGATGGACCGCGAGCACGGCGCGACCGAAAGCTGCGCCAACGTGCGCCGCTACGACTTCAAACCCAGCGCGATGGCCTTCGATGCAGCGTTTGAGAGAAAGAAGTAA